In Labeo rohita strain BAU-BD-2019 chromosome 4, IGBB_LRoh.1.0, whole genome shotgun sequence, the DNA window ctgaagaggaaaaaaaatgacaatagtgtcattattcagttcAGGTTAATAACAGTGTGATTTCATTCCATTTAAAGACCAATTCAGCTAcaaaaaaagtacagaaaacAAGTGTGTTACTTAAGGTTTCCTTtccaaatgaaacatttttacactgtTGGCAAGTGAAAGggttttctccagtgtgaattctcatgtggactTTAAGGTTTCCAAGTCCGAGCAAAACTCTCCCCACTTACGGCATGTCTAAGGCTTCTCTCTAGTGTGGGTTCTCATGTGTCGGTTAAGGCTTATTTTATGGTTAAAACTTTGTCCACACTGCTGACAGGTGAAGGGACTCTCTTCACTGTGTATTCTCATGTGGACTGTCAGGTTTCCATGTTGAatgaaactttttccacactgagggcatgTGTAAGGCTTTTcgccagtgtgaattctcatgtgcctTTTAAAACCTATGTTACGAGTGAACTTTTTTCCACACAGCTGGCAGGAAAAAGGCCTCTCTCCATTGTGTATTCTCATGTGGATTTTGAGGTTTCCATGTTGACTGAAGCTTTTTCCACACTGATAACATATGTAAGGattctctccagtgtgagttCTCATGTGTATATTAAGGTTTCCTTGTTGGGAAAAACTCTCTCCGCAGTGTTGACATGtataaggcttctctccagtgtgaagtCTCATGTGCCTGGTGAAGTTTTCTTTTAGAgtgaaactttttccacactgagggcatatgaaaggcttttctccagtgtgaattcgtATATGCTTGCCAAGACTTTCTTTACGAgtgaaactttttccacactgttggcagagAAAAGGGCTCTccccagtgtgaattctcatgtggactTTAAGGTTTGCTTGTTGAGTataactctttccacactgaggacatGTGTAAGggttctctccagtgtgaagtCTGATGTGTACAGTAAGATGTGCTTTTTGAGCAAAACTGTGTCCACACTGAGGGCATgtgtaaggcttctctccagtgtgaactctcatgtgctTGTTAAAGTTTCCTTTTTGAttgaaactttttccacactgttcGCAGATGAAAGTCTTCtttccagtgtgaattctcatgtggtcTTCAGGCTTTCCTTGTTGATTCAAACTCTTTTCAAACTGAGAGCAGGTAAAGTAACTTCTTGTTTTGGTCTCTTGAGCTCTTTTTCTTGATGAAGTCTTTTCAGTCTGAGAGCGACAAAAAGATTTTTCTCCAGTTTTGAAATCATGAAGATTTGCATATTTATCTTCctcttcattttcattttcataacaTAATACTTTCTCCTCTTTCAGTGCCATTTGGTCTGAGGTGAAAAACAAAGTAAAG includes these proteins:
- the LOC127164191 gene encoding zinc finger protein OZF-like produces the protein MLHCAPVCDSAEERTNYPSEAKLLLKQQRSTGHSIIKMAFIKVESEDMKIEEMFVVKHEDTEQQTDQMALKEEKVLCYENENEEEDKYANLHDFKTGEKSFCRSQTEKTSSRKRAQETKTRSYFTCSQFEKSLNQQGKPEDHMRIHTGKKTFICEQCGKSFNQKGNFNKHMRVHTGEKPYTCPQCGHSFAQKAHLTVHIRLHTGENPYTCPQCGKSYTQQANLKVHMRIHTGESPFLCQQCGKSFTRKESLGKHIRIHTGEKPFICPQCGKSFTLKENFTRHMRLHTGEKPYTCQHCGESFSQQGNLNIHMRTHTGENPYICYQCGKSFSQHGNLKIHMRIHNGERPFSCQLCGKKFTRNIGFKRHMRIHTGEKPYTCPQCGKSFIQHGNLTVHMRIHSEESPFTCQQCGQSFNHKISLNRHMRTHTREKP